Within Candidatus Eremiobacterota bacterium, the genomic segment TGCAGTGCTTCTCAGGGCACACAAGCCCGCAGATTCCCCCCAGGGGATTGGCAGTCATGATCTCGGCGGCGGCGCGTCTGAAGTCAAAGGCTTCACCACGCCGGGTCGCCATGATGAAATCGCAGGGAGAGCAGTTTGCGGGGCACGACGAGCGGCATGGCTTCTCCTCGCAATACTCGCAGCGCTCAAGCTCAGAGGTGAGCTGGGCATCGGTGAGAAAATGAGACTCGTTATTCAAGAGAACACCTCCAGATTTCCCGGGTGGGTAGTTTTGTCTGCCTATGTCTTCTCCCAGAAGGGGGAAAAAATCCTGCCTTGAGGGGAGAGGGTATTTGTCACGCCGTGTCAAAAGAGAGTCCGGGGGCTTACCCTCCCCGGGAATCATAACAAGACAAGGAGTGAACGGCATGTTTGATAAGAACATAGTGCTTGAGACCACCCAGGGTACCATCGAGATAAAGCTCATGCCCTACGTGGCGCCCAAGGCCTGCGAGAATTTCACTACCCACGTGGAGAAGGGCTACTATGACGGAATACTCTTTCACCGTGTCATCAAGGGCTTCATGCTCCAGGGAGGCGACCCCGAGGGGAACGGCACGGGGGGAGCGTCAATCTGGGGGAAGCCCTTTGAGGACGAAGTGAGCACCTCGGTGAAGTTTGACCGCCCCGGCCTCGTGGCGATGGCAAACAGGGGTCCCAACACCAACCAGAGCCAGTTTTTCATCACCACCTCGACGCCGGCGCACCTGAATATGCGCCATACCATCTTCGGCGAGGTGATTTCAGGCTATGACGTGGTGCAGAAGATCGAGAGTGCCGAAACGTCAGGGAAGCCTTACAACCGCCCCCTCACCGATCAGAAGATACTGAAGGCGACAGTGAAGAAGTAGCCCCACCTGCAAAGTCTTCAAATAATCAGGGCTGTATCAGGTTCGCGAGTCTTGACATGCGGAATGAAATCGTGTATATTCATTACGTCATGGGGCAGTAGTTCAGTGGTAGAACGTCGGTCTCCAAAACCGAATGTCGTGGGTTCAAGTCCTGCCTGCCCCGCTTGAAAAAAGCCCGTCACAATGAGAAAAGACGGGCTTTTAATTTTTCTCAAGAAGAGACCGGCCACCCCCTCCCCCGGGGATACCGCCCCACTCACGCCTGAATATATATACACCCCGCCCCTCACCATATGGAGGGCCTCTGCGGTAAGATCCTTCGTCATAAAAGAAAGAGACCCCAGCCTCGGCCAGAGCCTCCATAGGCAAAGGAACAATGAA encodes:
- a CDS encoding peptidylprolyl isomerase codes for the protein MFDKNIVLETTQGTIEIKLMPYVAPKACENFTTHVEKGYYDGILFHRVIKGFMLQGGDPEGNGTGGASIWGKPFEDEVSTSVKFDRPGLVAMANRGPNTNQSQFFITTSTPAHLNMRHTIFGEVISGYDVVQKIESAETSGKPYNRPLTDQKILKATVKK